The nucleotide sequence TTCGCCGCCAGCCATAACAGCCGTGACTTTATCATCACCTAGGAATTCTTCGACACCTTTGCCAGTGAGGATGCACATGCCTTTTTCTTCAAGGTGTGCTTGGACTTGTTTTGCCATATCAGCATCAAGCATGGCAGGCAGGATTTGGGGCAGCATCTCAACAAGGGTAACTTTCAAGCCGCGTTCAATGAGGGCAACTCCGGTTTCAAGACCAATCAAACCCGCACCCATGATGACTGCGGATTTTGCGCCGCTCCTAACAGCTTGCCTGATTTTTTCGCCATCCTCCAAAGTTCGCAGGCTAAGAATGCCCTGTTTTTCTCTGCCCTTAATTGGGGGCATGAACGCGTCTGCGCCCGTGGCAAGTATGAGGCTGTCGTAGGGCAGGGTTTCGGTTTTGCCGTCTTTGTCAGTGTAGGTCACTGTTTTTTCTTTGGTATCTATGGCTGTGACGTTGGCTTCGCTTTTGAGGTTTAGCTTGAGCATTTGGAAGTAAGCTTGAGGATAAACAATTAGGTCTTTGAAGGAGGCAATTTGTCCACCAATAACAAAGGGCAGTCCACATCGTGAGTAACCAGCGTTTTTTTCGCGGTTTAGCAAGGTGATTTCTGCTGTGCGGTCTTTTTTGCGTGCCGCCGAAGCTGCTTCAACGCCTGCAGCGTTCGCTCCGATAACTATGATACGTTTAGCCATGTGAACGCCTTCATTTGCCTTGGTTCTTGTGCCATTCTACTGCTTTGTCAAAATCCATCAAGTTGGCAAGTTCAGCTTGCAGGTCTGCGGGTTTAACAACCAAAAGCCAACCTTGCTCGTAGGGTTCTTCGTTAAGCAACTCGGGGGTTGAGGAAACTTCTTCGTTGACTTCCTCGATAGTTCCGCTTATTGCGGAGATAAGGTCAGAAACAGCTTTTACGGATTCCACCGTACCATAAGGTTCACCCTGCTTTACTTCAGAACCAGCAGAGGGCAATTCAGCGTAGACAATTTCGCGAAGGGACTTCTGCGCGTAGTCAGTGATGCCCATGCGGACTTTGTCGCCTTCCACTTTAATCCATTCAAAATCATTCGAGTAATAGAGGCCTTCAGGCACTTCGTATCCTTCTACTTTAACCATTTAGCTTGCACCTTCTAACTAGGAATAAAGCTTGAGTACCGAAGCTTAAAAGTCTTCACAAAAAAGAAGAAACAAAAAAAGATGGTTAACGGTCTTTTTTGCCGTCTATCCAGTCTTCGGTCCATTGCCTTGCGACGGAATCAGGCACCTGAACAGGCGGATGCTTAAACGCGTAGGAGGGCATACTTAGCAGGGCACCTGAGATTTTGCGGTCTAACGCGATTTTGGCTGCGCGAATAAGGTCGATGACGACGCCTCCGCTGTTTGGGCTGTCCTCCACTTCAAGTTTGGCGCTAATGTTAATGGGGCGGTCACCAAACTTTCTGCCCTTGAGGCTGATGTAGCAGATTTTTTTGTTCTGCAAAAAAGGCACAAAGTCCGAAGGACCAATGCGGGTGGGCAAATCGTAGGGAACTAGGCTAGTGACGGCTTCAGTTTTGCTAATCCGCTTGGATTTGAGGCGGTTCTCCACAGTCATATTCTGAAAGTCCGTGTCGCCGCCAAGGTTAAGCTGATACGTTTCGTCGACGATCACGCCGCGGTCTAAGCAGAGCCTAACTAGGGTGCGGTGCAGAATCGTTGCGCCGACTTGGCTTTTGATGTCATCACCCAAGATGGGTACGCCTGCTTCTTCAAATTTGGCTGCCCACTCTTTGTTGGAGGCTATGAATTCGGGCATGCAATTCACAAAGGCACATCCCGCGTCCATGGCTGCTTGAGCGTAGAAGCGGGTGGCGTCGTGGCTGCCTACGGGAAGGTAGTTAACCAGAACTTGGGTTTTGGTTTCTTTGAGGATTTTGACAACGTTTGCGGGGTCGTAGTTGCTGTCGTCATAAACATTGAAGGTTTCACGCATGTGAGGCGCTACGCCGTCTAAAATTGGCGCGGACGAGACGGTGACGCCTAAGGGTGGGACGTCTGAGAATTTTTCGCAGCAGTTGGGTTTTTCCCATATGGCTTCGGAGAGGTCTTTTCCGATTTTGTCTTTGTTAACTTCAAACGCTGCCACGAACTTTAGGTCCCGTATGTGGTACCCGCCGTAGTTCACGTGCATAAGACCAGGCACGGTCTCATCGTCTTTAGCGTCTTTATAATATTGGGTTCCTTGAATCAGAGCACAAGCACTATTACCCACACCAACCAAAGCTACACGAATCTCAGGCAAACCAGCACCATCCATCAATGCTCACAGCTAACACGAATCTGCGCTATAACTTTTTTCTTTTTCTAACAAAAACCAACAAAGCAACCACAACAAGAATTACGGTTAGGATGATTGCAGCGGCGGTTACAAACGGGTTAAGCGAAGGGGAAGCGACTTTGGCGTATCCGAGGGGCGTGTATTTTTGGTTGAGGGTTATGTTAGTGGTTGTTTGGTTTACGCCGCCAAGAAGATAAAATGTGTCGTTCACGTTTTCTATGGCGTAGCTCCATCGGGTAATTGGCATGGGGACTCCAGTAGTCCAAGTGTCAGTTTTGGGGTCGTAAACTTGAGTGATGTTTGTGCGAGAATAGTTGGTGGTAGTACATCCGCCAAACAAGTAGATGTACGTGGGAGTTGCTGTTTGGGTGGTTGTGCCTGTTGTAGCGTCAAAAACGCCAGTTGGCATTGGTGCACCTTGGTTCCAGCTGTCGGTTTGGGGGTCATAAACCTGCACTGCATCAAAAACCGTGGTGGGATAGGGTGTTTTGTCTGCGCCGCCGATTAGGAAGAATTTGCCGTTGAGGATAACCCAAGAGAATTTTGTGACGAGTATTGGCGGGTTTGAGCCTTGGAGCCACGTGTCGGTTTGGGGGTCATAAACCTGCACGGTTAAAGCGGTTTGGTTTGTTTTGCCAAAGACGTAGATTTTGCCATCTAAAACCTCTGAAAAACCGCCGCTAACCGCCAAAGGAATAGACGCCGCCAAGCGCCACGAGTCAGTTGTTATATCGTAGACTTCGTTTTCGACAAACGGCAAAGCATCAGTTGCCCACGGATTTGTCGTGTGACCCCCTATCACGTAGATTTCGCCATCAACAACGGTGGCGTAGGGGTTCATTCTTGTCGTTGACATGGACGCTTTTGTTGCCCAAGCATCGGTTGCAGGGTCATAAACAAGCGCGGATGGCGGGTTAGTTCCCTCGCCACTAAAGCCACCTACAAAGTAGATTTTGTCTTCGTAAACAAGCAATGAGGCACCGTAACGGCTAAGCGGCGTAGGGGTTTTTGTTTGCCAATTATCTGCTTTGGGGTCGTATTCGTAATTGATGAGCATGTAAGAGCCGTCGCTGTTGTTTACGTAGTCGCCGATGGCGTAGATTTTTCCGTTTACAACTGCGGTGTTAACAGACTGCCACGGCGAAGGCAAAGGAGACAATGTAGTCCAAGAATCCGAACCAGAAAGGGCAGCATTCGCTAGAAGGATAAGAAGCAAAAGAATGGAAAATATTTTGTTCATTTGCGATTAACTCCTGCTTTTCTGCATACGCTTTGCCAAAACAGCAACCGCAGGCAACACCACAACGCAAGCAAACATAATCACCCAAGCAGGGAACTCGGGGACAGAAGGCGAAGGCTTCAGAGTTTGGCTAGGAGAAGTCGAAGGAGAAGATGGGGGGGTTTGTGAAGGCAAAGTGGGAGTTGGGGAGAGCGTATTTGGATTTATGTTGAAACGTATTGTTTCTGAAACGCCTGTGTTTTCTGAAGTAGTTGCTGCATAGACGAAGAGGTTGTGGTACCCGTCAGAAAGGTTGGTGAGGGTTGTGTTTCCCGTTATGGAAACTGGAGGGTTGTGGTCTAGACGGTAGCTCATGGTCGAAACGGGTTTATCCACAGTAAAGGTTAGCGCCACAGATGGGGTTTTGTATGTTGAGGTTGTGGGGGAGAGTATGGAAAGGTAGGGAGCGTTGAAGTCTATGGTGAAGTGGCTGGTTTTGCTGTTTTCAGTGGTTAAGTTGTAGATGCCACAGTAGGTTGCGTAGACGGTTATGTTGTGTTTGCCTTGAGGTAACACGGGCAAAGCGGCTTGCGCCGTAACGGTGGAAAAGAAATCCTCGCCTAATCCCAGATAAACTGTGGATACGGAAACGTTTTCTTCACCATCTAAACTGTACTCAACCTGTCTTGTTGCGTTTTCGAAATCAAAAAACGCACTGAGCGTCACGTTGAGCAAAAGCGAACCCGAATTATACGTCTTATTAGCAGGAGACCCAAACACTATTCCAGGCGGACCAGGAACAAAATTTGCCTCCGCCACTTCAAACTCCAAACCCGCAGGTAACAAAACCAGCAAACCCAAAACCGTCAACGTCGCAGCCACAAAGAAGCAAGGCTTTTGCATAGCCACCACAAAATAACAGACTACAACTGAGCCTAAGAGGGTTTTTGTAAGAGTTTCTTGACTAGAAAGCCAAATCACCACAAGGGCAAGTCAAAGTTTCTTGACCCGTCAGCTGTAAAACAAAAACAAAGCAGAACGTAAAAGCCGTGGCGTGGGAGGATTATGGTAAGATTAAAAAGGGAACTGGGGTTTACATTGGTTTGATGGGTTGATTGTATTTATGAGTAGTAATGAGAGTGAAGTAAACATAAGGTATGAGCCGTTTAAGGAGATAGTTGTTATGGAGCAGACAAAGTTTGCTTCTCCTGATGAGATGGCAAGGTTTACATCGGTTATTGCGGGCGGTAAACTGGCGGGGCTTTACTGGGCGGAAGGCGTGGTTTTCTTGTATTTTCCGTTGCCTCCCTCGAATACGGCGGTTGCCAAGATGCTCATAGAAAACGGTAAAGTCTACTGGACGTTTCTGGGTTACGCAATTATGCCACAGTACCAAGCCATCATAGAAACCAAAGAAAAAATGATAGTTCCCGTCATCGACATATCAAACAACCCTATGCTACGCAAAGTCGCCAAATGGCTCAAAGAACAACAATAAACAAAACCCAAACAACAAAACACAGAAAAAAATCCGCTAACCCCCACAGCTTTTATTGGCAAGTTGACAGCGGCGAAAGCAACATCAAAAATTTATAAGAACGCCGCAGGTTAAAGGCTACACAGTTCAGCTTTAGGGGGGGTTATTTTTTGCGTGTTTTTGCTAGGAAGTCTTTGATGTATTTTTCTGCGCATCCGTTTTTTTGCAGGTAGGCGCCGTAGGTTGAGAGTGCTTTCATGGAGCGGGCGGCGTCTTCAGGGGAGGTGTAAGAGGGAACGCCAAGTTTGTCGAAGCGGCTGCGGGTGTAGAGTGCCATTTCGGTTTCGCCTATGTCGCACATGACGATGGGTTTGGTGTATTTGCGTGAGATTTCGCAGATATCGTCGATGTATTTTTCGCGCAGCCCAGGCATGTGATGCAAGCCAAGGAGGATGATGCCGTGTATGTTGGGGTCTTTGAACATGATGTCGGCGGATATGGTGAACATGTCGTCGGTGACGGAGCCGGTGAGGTCAACGGGGTTGTTGGTGGCGGCGATTTTTAGGATGGTGCCGTCTTCTTTGAGTTTTTGGAATTGCTCAGCGGTTTCTTTGGAGAACGCGTTTACGGTTAAGCCTAAGAGTTCGCATTCGTCCACGGTCATGACGCCTGGTCCGCCTGCGTCGGTTAGTATGCCGATGTTTTTGCCAAGGGCGGGGGGCTGCATGGCTAAGACTTTGCCGATGTCGAAGAATTCTTCCATATCACGGGCGCGTATTATGCCTGCTTGCTCGAACGCGGCGTCGTAGACTTTGTCGGAGCCTGCGATGGCGCCTGTGTGGGAAGCTGCTGCTCGTGCGCCTGCCGCGCTTTTACCCGACTTGATGACCACGACGGGTTTTTTCACGGTGACTTTTTTGGTGACGTTTATGAATCTACGCCCATACTTGATATCTTCCAAGTAGACAAGTACGACTTTGGTTTCTTTGTCGTAGAGCATGTAATTGATGATCTCGGCTTCGGTTACGTCGCATTTGTTTCCAAAACTGACAAATTTGCTAACGCCCATCTGGCGACCTGTGAGGTAGTCTAGGGCGGCTACGCCAAAGGCTCCGCTTTGGGTTACCATGGCTATATCGCCTGGGAGGGGTCGGGGCGTGGCTATGACGTCTTCTCCTGTGGTTAGCACTTTGGTTTCAGGCAAAAACAAAGAGTCCACGCCAGTTTTAGAGTAGTAAACGCCAAGGCAGTTAGGTCCCAAGATACGTATGCCGCCTTTCTGCGCGATTTCCACGACTTCGTCTTCAAGTGCGGTGTTGCCGACTTCTTTGAAGCCAGAGCTGATTATGGCGGCGGTTTGAACATTTTTGGTTATAGCTTCTTCCATTACGCTGGGAACCACTTTTGCAGGAACAATAATAACAATAAAATCAACATCGCCTGGGATAGCCTTCAGTGAAGAGTAGCAGCGAAAACCCAAGATTGAATCGTCCTTGGGGTTGACGGGGTATAGTTCGCCTTTGAAGACGCCGCGTAGTTTGTTGGTTGCAAAGTTTTTGAAAATCACATATCCAGCTTTGTCCACCTTTTTGGTGGCGCCGATAACAGCGACAGAACGAGGATTAAAGAAGGCATCTAACTTTTTGAGTGTTTCTTCCATGGTTTATCCCAGCCGCGTCCGTTAGAATTATGCTCT is from Candidatus Bathyarchaeota archaeon and encodes:
- a CDS encoding FAD-dependent oxidoreductase; this translates as MAKRIIVIGANAAGVEAASAARKKDRTAEITLLNREKNAGYSRCGLPFVIGGQIASFKDLIVYPQAYFQMLKLNLKSEANVTAIDTKEKTVTYTDKDGKTETLPYDSLILATGADAFMPPIKGREKQGILSLRTLEDGEKIRQAVRSGAKSAVIMGAGLIGLETGVALIERGLKVTLVEMLPQILPAMLDADMAKQVQAHLEEKGMCILTGKGVEEFLGDDKVTAVMAGGEKIEADLFISAFGVRANTKLAMDAGIVIGESRGIKTNGCMETSVPDVYAVGDCAESANMLTHRPMCAQLGTIGVRQGKVGGTNAAGSYSQFTGILASAVTRLFEIEAGVTGLTENTAKRNKIQYVTGSITSKTKADYYPTAKPVKVKLIVEKESQRIIGAQVVGGEEVTQRINALSFAIQKQMTVRDLAKADTAYAPPLNETWDPMVLAAEMILMRLR
- the gcvH gene encoding glycine cleavage system protein GcvH; this encodes MVKVEGYEVPEGLYYSNDFEWIKVEGDKVRMGITDYAQKSLREIVYAELPSAGSEVKQGEPYGTVESVKAVSDLISAISGTIEEVNEEVSSTPELLNEEPYEQGWLLVVKPADLQAELANLMDFDKAVEWHKNQGK
- a CDS encoding inositol-3-phosphate synthase, translated to MDGAGLPEIRVALVGVGNSACALIQGTQYYKDAKDDETVPGLMHVNYGGYHIRDLKFVAAFEVNKDKIGKDLSEAIWEKPNCCEKFSDVPPLGVTVSSAPILDGVAPHMRETFNVYDDSNYDPANVVKILKETKTQVLVNYLPVGSHDATRFYAQAAMDAGCAFVNCMPEFIASNKEWAAKFEEAGVPILGDDIKSQVGATILHRTLVRLCLDRGVIVDETYQLNLGGDTDFQNMTVENRLKSKRISKTEAVTSLVPYDLPTRIGPSDFVPFLQNKKICYISLKGRKFGDRPINISAKLEVEDSPNSGGVVIDLIRAAKIALDRKISGALLSMPSYAFKHPPVQVPDSVARQWTEDWIDGKKDR
- a CDS encoding CoA-binding protein → MEETLKKLDAFFNPRSVAVIGATKKVDKAGYVIFKNFATNKLRGVFKGELYPVNPKDDSILGFRCYSSLKAIPGDVDFIVIIVPAKVVPSVMEEAITKNVQTAAIISSGFKEVGNTALEDEVVEIAQKGGIRILGPNCLGVYYSKTGVDSLFLPETKVLTTGEDVIATPRPLPGDIAMVTQSGAFGVAALDYLTGRQMGVSKFVSFGNKCDVTEAEIINYMLYDKETKVVLVYLEDIKYGRRFINVTKKVTVKKPVVVIKSGKSAAGARAAASHTGAIAGSDKVYDAAFEQAGIIRARDMEEFFDIGKVLAMQPPALGKNIGILTDAGGPGVMTVDECELLGLTVNAFSKETAEQFQKLKEDGTILKIAATNNPVDLTGSVTDDMFTISADIMFKDPNIHGIILLGLHHMPGLREKYIDDICEISRKYTKPIVMCDIGETEMALYTRSRFDKLGVPSYTSPEDAARSMKALSTYGAYLQKNGCAEKYIKDFLAKTRKK